One Phragmites australis chromosome 23, lpPhrAust1.1, whole genome shotgun sequence DNA window includes the following coding sequences:
- the LOC133905969 gene encoding uncharacterized protein LOC133905969: MEMCEKLGLTLMKHPHAYHVQWFSDCGDVKVQYLVRVIFSIHDYTDTVDCDVVPMTICHLLLGRPWQFDRGVLHEGRDNTYAFKCQGKGINLLPMTPNQIIAAANMQRKIEVKKISEDQHEKRKVTVIHKSVSEGHKTSLNGKRKSEKHKLVMIATKSEMKEVRDNPKMVHFVLLYKDAMLSTNDLTPLPSGISSVLQDFEDVFPEEIPAGLPPIRGIEHQINLIPGVSLPNRPS; encoded by the coding sequence ATGGAAATGTGTGAGAAGCTTGGCCTGACCCTGATGAAGCATCCTCACGCCTACCATGTGCAATGGTTTAGCGATTGTGGTGATGTGAAGGTGCAGTACTTGGTTAGAGTTATTTTCAGCATACATGATTACACTGATACTGTTGATTGCGATGTTGTGCCTATGACTATTTGTCACTTGCTATTGGGGCGGCCATGGCAATTTGATAGGGGTGTTCTACATGAAGGTCGTGATAACACATATGCTTTCAAGTGTCAAGGTAAAGGCATCAACCTGCTACCCATGACACCAAATCAGATTATAGCAGCAGCAAACATGCAAAGGAAGATTGAAGTAAAGAAGATAAGTGAGGATCAACATGAGAAGAGGAAGGTGACTGTCATCCACAAGTCGGTGAGTGAGGGCCACAAAACAAGCTTGAATGGAAAGAGGAAGAGTGAGAAGCATAAGTTAGTTATGATAGCCACTAAATCTGAGATGAAGGAAGTGAGAGATAACCCCAAAATGGTGCATTTTGTACTTCTATACAAGGATGCAATGCTCTCTACTAATGACTTAACTCCTCTTCCTAGTGGTATTTCTAGTGTGTTGCAGGATTTTGAAGATGTGTTTCCGGAGGAGATACCCGCTGGTCTACCTCCAATTCGTGGGATTGAACATCAGATCAACCTCATCCCAGGAGTTTCCCTTCCTAACCGACCATCATAG